Proteins found in one Exiguobacterium sp. 9-2 genomic segment:
- the dnaG gene encoding DNA primase has translation MKRIPDEIVDQVRQATDIVELISERVELKKQGNRYSGLCPFHSEKSPSFSVSPDKGMYYCFGCGAGGNAITFVMETEGMSFKEAVSKLADRSDVTLPELEPDRFEQSESTPEQEKKFRMREAHRIVTELYHEVLIQTEAGDAGRIYLENRSIREGAMREFRLGYAPDQDRFTVDSLARRGFDLDEMVEAGLISIGRDGDYRDRFNGRVVFPISDRDGTIVGFSGRSIDGRDPKYVNTAETPLFNKSELLFGFAQARGAMRKIKQVVLVEGNLDVVRVAQAGIPYTVASLGTALTPVHAQNLARIVDEVIVCYDGDKAGRAATLKALQLLEAVAVDCSVIRLPDGEDPDSFIGNQGEETFLHWIEQKRVSSLEFKSFYFRQGKNLRLEGERVRYIETMLEEIGRTSNPLLRDIYLGKLSEEFKLSKDSLIAQVRPTVQQPKREQIVSDRPTAVPTAPPDRTFANWKKAERFLLAYMIRSEEVCLEVREQLGVQFNDPAHQLIAGKLYEFYGTGTQGSSDRFLTMLHDASLQRIVVDLEFMLMPEYDPDLLSHYIRAVQNEQQRRLLEEEKSRLNQQTDIRAQAELMQAIIERKRRLKDR, from the coding sequence ATGAAGCGAATTCCTGATGAAATCGTCGATCAGGTCCGCCAAGCAACGGACATCGTCGAATTGATTTCAGAACGTGTAGAATTAAAAAAACAAGGGAATCGATATTCAGGGCTTTGCCCGTTTCATTCTGAGAAATCACCTTCCTTTTCTGTTTCTCCTGATAAAGGGATGTACTACTGTTTTGGATGTGGTGCAGGAGGAAATGCAATCACTTTCGTCATGGAAACAGAAGGAATGAGTTTCAAGGAAGCCGTTTCGAAATTAGCCGATCGAAGCGACGTCACACTTCCAGAGCTAGAACCAGACCGATTCGAGCAGTCGGAATCGACGCCTGAACAGGAAAAGAAGTTCCGCATGCGCGAAGCGCATCGAATCGTCACCGAGCTCTATCACGAGGTGCTGATTCAAACGGAAGCAGGCGACGCCGGAAGAATCTATTTAGAAAATCGCAGTATACGCGAGGGGGCGATGCGTGAGTTTCGACTCGGGTATGCACCGGATCAAGATCGTTTTACAGTGGATTCCTTGGCACGACGTGGGTTTGATTTAGATGAGATGGTCGAAGCGGGATTGATTTCAATCGGACGTGATGGTGATTATCGAGATCGATTCAACGGTCGGGTCGTGTTCCCTATTTCCGATCGTGATGGCACGATCGTCGGATTTAGTGGTCGTTCGATTGACGGTCGTGACCCAAAGTATGTTAATACAGCGGAAACCCCTTTGTTCAATAAAAGTGAACTGTTATTTGGATTTGCTCAAGCACGAGGGGCGATGCGTAAAATTAAACAAGTCGTCCTTGTTGAGGGAAATCTTGATGTTGTGCGTGTTGCTCAAGCGGGTATACCTTATACGGTAGCTTCTTTAGGAACAGCGTTAACGCCTGTTCATGCCCAAAACCTGGCACGCATCGTCGATGAAGTCATTGTTTGTTATGACGGAGACAAAGCAGGACGCGCTGCGACGCTAAAAGCCTTACAGTTGCTTGAGGCCGTTGCCGTCGACTGTTCCGTCATCCGCTTACCGGATGGCGAAGACCCTGACTCTTTTATTGGGAACCAGGGAGAAGAGACGTTTTTACACTGGATCGAACAAAAACGGGTTTCAAGTCTTGAATTCAAATCTTTTTATTTTCGACAAGGAAAAAACTTGCGATTAGAAGGAGAACGCGTTCGATATATTGAAACTATGCTTGAAGAGATTGGTCGAACATCCAATCCGTTGTTACGGGACATCTATTTAGGAAAACTTTCTGAGGAATTTAAACTCTCGAAAGATTCCTTGATCGCACAAGTGCGTCCAACCGTTCAACAGCCGAAAAGAGAACAAATCGTTTCCGATCGCCCGACCGCTGTACCGACAGCACCTCCTGATCGAACGTTCGCGAACTGGAAAAAGGCAGAACGCTTCTTGCTTGCCTACATGATCCGTTCCGAAGAAGTATGTCTAGAAGTGCGTGAGCAGCTGGGTGTCCAATTCAATGATCCGGCACATCAATTGATTGCCGGCAAGTTATATGAATTTTACGGGACAGGTACGCAAGGAAGTTCCGATCGTTTTTTGACGATGCTCCATGATGCTTCCCTGCAACGAATCGTAGTGGATCTAGAGTTCATGCTGATGCCTGAATATGATCCTGACTTACTCAGTCATTACATTCGTGCCGTCCAGAACGAACAGCAACGTCGATTGCTCGAAGAAGAAAAATCACGATTGAATCAACAAACAGATATCCGTGCCCAAGCGGAACTGATGCAGGCGATCATTGAACGAAAGCGTCGTTTAAAAGATCGATGA